In a genomic window of Myotis daubentonii chromosome X, mMyoDau2.1, whole genome shotgun sequence:
- the LOC132224127 gene encoding putative deoxyribonuclease TATDN2, which translates to MVEQLIPTPIPNRKCLNVPEVLGSAMTYRKKKVLSHRGGAWRARRRIEGLDAILSLRGLSCQENSSYSSGPDVGGAASKDCLIQSTLGSFCLEPPLCPPPTHPLRSIRKMASQDDAYSFKANSKCSSSKSVNSELAAKAESQNGDSEQPNKAWRKHGRRQYHGSLLTYGLAIQSTLVKSVPKGKEEAATSTKPSTREHPNPGERPASAVTSVLQKKKMSGPEVKEKMAINASSSHDSKMFLYPQEKSSEKPLGDSRVVTFEKGSTALKFMGKSDSHSEIQTQNERGVVIKHPSSERGCSNGNGISIVQFSQEGQGSLSLSKISEPSSFPTDDAMSQSPWYSGPLHNYASYWPSSPEPSHYPSLGSSSNNTSRAGQSSWSFLGNPASSPTVCFPNWSSNLMEAGEDYPHDSYSFHYSRSSEAMVREKGIFQEQALCSGERYVSSSLARSYWEQSLMDGFIDTHCHLDMLYSKLSFKGTFAKFRKIYSHSFPKGFQGCISNFCDPRTIKDGPWEMLLNEDLVWGAFGCHPHFARYYNDYLERNILQSLRHPKAVAFGEMGLDYSYKCTTPIPQQHRVFERQLQLAVSLRKPLVIHCRDADHDLLTIMKKCVPRDYKVHRHCFTSSYSVIEPLLEYFPNMSVGFTAVLTYPSAWQARDALKRIPLHRIVVETDAPYFLPRGVPKGLCHCSHPGMALRTIQEMAKIKEEPLYYTLATLRQNTARLYSL; encoded by the exons atggtggagcag ctcatccccacccccatccccaaccGGAAGTGCCTTAATGTCCCGGAAGTGCTTGGAAGTGCTATGACATACCGGAAGAAGAAAGTTCTTAGTCATCGCGGAGGCGCATGGAGGGCACGGAGGCGCATCGAGGGCTTGGACGCCATACTGAGCCTTCG GGGCTTATCCTGCCAGGAAAATTCCTCCTATTCCTCAGGCCCAGACGTGGGGGGAGCGGCCTCCAAAGACTGCCTAATTCAGAGCACTTTGGGTTCCTTCTGTCTGGAACCCcctctgtgccccccacccacccaccccttaCGCTCTATCC GAAAAATGGCTTCTCAAGACGATGCCTACAGCTTTAAAGCTAATTCCAAATGCAGTTCCTCTAAGTCTGTGAACTCTGAATTAGCAGCCAAAGCTGAGAGTCAAAATGGCGACAGTGAGCAACCAAACAAGGCTTGGAGAAAGCACGGTAGACGGCAATACCATGGCTCTTTGCTGACCTATGGGTTAGCTATTCAGAGCACCTTGGTAAAATCAGTaccaaaaggaaaggaagaggctGCCACTAGTACCAAACCGAGCACTAGAGAGCATCCCAATCCTGGTGAAAGACCAGCTAGTGCTGTCACCTCTgttcttcagaaaaagaaaatgtcagggCCAGAGGTCAAGGAAAAGATGGCGATCAATGCCAGCAGCTCTCATGACAGCAAAATGTTTCTATATCCTCAGGAGAAGTCCAGTGAGAAGCCACTTGGTGACTCCAGAGTAGTCACTTTTGAAAAAGGCTCTACAGCCTTAAAATTTATGGGCAAAAGTGACTCCCATTCAGAAATCCAAACGCAGAATGAAAGGGGTGTAGTGATTAAGCACCCCTCTTCAGAAAGAGGCTGCTCTAATGGGAATGGCATTTCTATAGTCCAATTCTCTCAGGAGGGGCAAGGCTCACTGAGTCTCTCAAAAATTTCAGAGCCTTCATCCTTCCCCACTGACGATGCCATGTCCCAGTCTCCTTGGTACAGTGGTCCTTTACATAACTATGCCAGCTACTGGCCCAGCAGTCCAGAGCCTTCTCACTATCCctccctgggcagcagcagcaatAATACATCCCGGGCTGGGCAGAGCAGCTGGAGCTTCTTAGGAAATCCTGCCTCCAGCCCTACAGTGTGCTTCCCAAACTGGTCCAGCAACCTGATGGAAGCAGGGGAAGATTACCCCCATGATTCTTACTCATTTCATTACTCCAGAAGTTCAGAAGCCATGGTGAGGGAGAAAGGAATATTCCAAGAGCAGGCACTATGTTCTGGGGAAAGATACGTATCTAGTTCCCTGGCAAGAAGTTACTGGGAGCAGAGCCTAATGGACGGTTTCATTGATACCCATTGTCACTTGGATATGCTGTATTCCAAGTTGTCTTTCAAAGGGACCTTTGCCAAGTTCCGAAAAATATATAGCCATTCCTTCCCTAAGGGATTCCAGGGCTGCATCTCTAATTTCTGTGATCCTCGCACCATCAAGGATGGCCCATGGGAGATGCTGTTGAATGAGGATCTGGTTTGGGGAGCCTTTGGCTGTCACCCCCATTTTGCACGTTACTACAATGATTATCTAGAGAGAAATATTTTGCAAAGCTTACGGCATCCCAAGGCTGTAGCTTTTGGGGAAATGGGCTTGGACTACTCTTACAAGTGCACAACACCTATCCCGCAGCAGCACAGGGTCTTCGAGAGGCAGCTGCAGCTGGCTGTGTCTCTCAGAAAGCCTCTGGTGATCCACTGCCGAGATGCTGACCACGATCTGCTGACCATCATGAAAAAGTGCGTGCCTCGGGACTACAAGGTCCATAGGCACTGCTTCACTAGCAGCTACTCAGTCATCGAGCCCCTGTTGGAATACTTCCCCAACATGTCTGTGGGCTTCACAGCAGTCCTGACTTACCCTTCTGCCTGGCAAGCCCGGGATGCTCTGAAAAGGATCCCCTTGCACAGAATTGTCGTGGAAACAGATGCACCCTACTTCCTTCCTCGTGGGGTTCCCAAAGGCCTTTGCCACTGCTCCCATCCAGGCATGGCCCTGCGTACAATTCAAGAGATGGCCAAAATCAAAGAGGAGCCACTCTACTACACCTTAGCCACCTTGCGGCAGAATACCGCTCGCCTCTACAGTCTGTAA